One genomic window of Ziziphus jujuba cultivar Dongzao chromosome 4, ASM3175591v1 includes the following:
- the LOC107417148 gene encoding uncharacterized protein LOC107417148 isoform X1, which translates to MGNDDERRCIFPLTSLQIGDLQSYLSDLSLFIAIESNKFYILVDNRPWLRDRSRPAHFWQFMVTKSRLSPFANTKARKERKEDKEACPVANTGKQKRFSRWFPLIDAALSQKKVLLPVKKLRNSLLSSSELHRTLYGFIVFEVAWSDVRGINYLNELQTDTSLAIEAKFMQRWEFDSISQAASCISSWFSGTLSDQLLLTEYLDSAIGEVFYDAEDVSKTSSVDDDGNISDDNLPTEDNALHWLGNKYSISMYPKTSENETGELHTPPPPTGPYKRRKVSKSIGTRVEVGMFSEENGDSETYTSNCENAVDATQYRDVLILFRFNDHDLPFKLRQIIMADLRLLTLLEAGLPSWVIFLQSYPGFCHLYRPWMCPLARALYVLISIITVLIGFYDLYKNVPVLKATASRLCGPLLDWIETWEMISRIKYLGTMLFLHNFQKAVQWSLTIRRTTQSFLSVLTQPLAEPLVEIFGFLIPTWNMLIDLLESLCSLIWILAESWCSLVGDLVEILLLPVWFVLSTIWSIATSILYPTFWVLWEILYAPIRLVLALANLIAILCACICDTLGEIWQFFNGIFRVASATRTTVSTYEVSMWRSLWNDLFSQVFRALRSILNGFVAFFTACNRHRLSIYNHIQEFIRRLFGHSQRSRHEDPRRRRPKHESQKVSRVAREVHIG; encoded by the exons ATGGGGAATGATGACGAGAGGCGGTGCATATTCCCCTTGACGAGTTTGCAAATTGG AGACTTGCAGTCTTACCTTTCTGATCTTAGCCTTTTTATTGCCATTGAAAGCAACAAATTCTATATCTTGGTGGATAATCGGCCATGGCTGAGAGATCGTTCCCGGCCGGCGCACTTTTGGCAATTTATGGTTACTAAG TCACGGTTATCTCCTTTTGCAAACACCAAAGCAAGGAAGGAAAGAAAGGAGGATAAGGAGGCTTGTCCTGTAGCTAACACGGGCAAACAAAAGAGGTTTTCAAGATGGTTCCCATTAATTGACGCAGCATTGTCTCAAAAGAAGGTTTTGCTACCTGTAAAGAAACTGCGCAATTCTTTGCTTTCGAGCAGTGAGTTGCATAGGACCTTGtatggttttattgtatttgaagttgcATGGAGTGATGTCCGAGGTATCAACTACTTAAATGAGCTTCAG ACTGATACTTCACTTGCTATAGAGGCTAAATTCATGCAAAGGTGGGAATTTGATAGTATATCTCAAGCTGCAAGCTGTATATCCTCATGGTTCTCAGGAACACTCTCAGATCAACTGCTGCTGACAGAGTATCTGGATTCTGCGATTG GAGAGGTCTTCTATGATGCTGAAGATGTATCAAAAACAAGTTCTGTTGATGATGATGGTAATATCAGCGATGATAATCTGCCTACCGAGGATAATGCTCTCCACTGGCTTGGTAACAAGTATAGTATTAGCATGTATCCAAAAACGAGTGAAAATGAGACTGGTGAATTGCATACACCACCTCCTCCCACTGGGCCATATAAGAGAAGGAAAGTATCAAAGTCTATCGGTACTCGAGTTGAAGTGGGCATGTTTTCTGAGGAAAATGGTGACTCTGAAACCTACACAAGTAATTGTGAAAATGCAGTGGATGCTACCCAGTACAGAGATGTTCTGATTTTGTTCAGGTTCAATGACCATGACCTTCCATTTAAGCTAAGGCAAATTATAATGGCTGATTTGCGATTACTCACTTTATTAGAAGCCGGGCTTCCATCTTGGGTTATCTTTCTTCAGTCATACCCAGGCTTTTGTCATCTCTATCGCCCATGGATGTGCCCTTTGGCAAGAGCTTTGTATGTACTGATCTCGATTATCACTGTTCTTATTGGATTTTACGATCTATACAAAAATGTTCCAGTTCTCAAAGCAACTGCATCTCGTTTGTGTGGGCCTCTTTTGGATTGGATAGAGACTTGGGAGATGATATCAAGGATCAAATACCTGGGAACAATGCTATTCTTACATAACTTTCAGAAGGCAGTTCAGTGGTCTCTGACAATCAGGCGTACCACTCAATCCTTTCTTTCAGTTCTCACTCAACCACTAGCAGAGCCACTTGTGGAAATTTTTGGGTTCCTCATTCCAACATGGAATATGTTGATTGACTTGCTGGAGAGCTTATGTTCACTTATTTGGATTCTAGCAGAGTCTTGGTGCAGTCTTGTGGGCGACCTGGTAGAGATTTTACTTCTGCCTGTTTGGTTTGTCCTTTCAACTATCTGGAGTATTG CAACTTCAATTTTATATCCTACATTTTGGGTCCTCTGGGAAATACTATATGCTCCAATTCGATTGGTTCTTGCCTTAGCTAATCTCATAGCAATTTTATGTGCCTGCATATGTGATACCCTTGGAGAAATATGGCAGTTTTTTAATGGCATTTTCCGGGTTGCTTCAGCCACTAGGACAACAGTGAGCACCTATGAAGTATCCATGTGGCGCTCATTATGGAATGACCTATTCTCCCAG GTTTTTCGTGCCCTCAGGAGTATATTAAATGGTTTTGTTGCCTTCTTCACTGCCTGCAATAGGCATCGCCTTAG CATTTATAATCATATACAGGAGTTTATACGAAGATTATTTGGTCATAGCCAGAGATCACGGCATGAAGATCCAAGACGTAGAAGACCAAAACATGAGAGTCAGAAAGTG TCGCGAGTAGCAAGGGAAGTTCACATTGGTTAA
- the LOC107417148 gene encoding uncharacterized protein LOC107417148 isoform X2, which produces MGNDDERRCIFPLTSLQIGDLQSYLSDLSLFIAIESNKFYILVDNRPWLRDRSRPAHFWQFMVTKSRLSPFANTKARKERKEDKEACPVANTGKQKRFSRWFPLIDAALSQKKVLLPVKKLRNSLLSSSELHRTLYGFIVFEVAWSDVRGINYLNELQTDTSLAIEAKFMQRWEFDSISQAASCISSWFSGTLSDQLLLTEYLDSAIGEVFYDAEDVSKTSSVDDDGNISDDNLPTEDNALHWLGNKYSISMYPKTSENETGELHTPPPPTGPYKRRKVSKSIGTRVEVGMFSEENGDSETYTSNCENAVDATQYRDVLILFRFNDHDLPFKLRQIIMADLRLLTLLEAGLPSWVIFLQSYPGFCHLYRPWMCPLARALYVLISIITVLIGFYDLYKNVPVLKATASRLCGPLLDWIETWEMISRIKYLGTMLFLHNFQKAVQWSLTIRRTTQSFLSVLTQPLAEPLVEIFGFLIPTWNMLIDLLESLCSLIWILAESWCSLVGDLVEILLLPVWFVLSTIWSIATSILYPTFWVLWEILYAPIRLVLALANLIAILCACICDTLGEIWQFFNGIFRVASATRTTVSTYEVSMWRSLWNDLFSQVFRALRSILNGFVAFFTACNRHRLSIYNHIQEFIRRLFGHSQRSRHEDPRRRRPKHESQKSRVAREVHIG; this is translated from the exons ATGGGGAATGATGACGAGAGGCGGTGCATATTCCCCTTGACGAGTTTGCAAATTGG AGACTTGCAGTCTTACCTTTCTGATCTTAGCCTTTTTATTGCCATTGAAAGCAACAAATTCTATATCTTGGTGGATAATCGGCCATGGCTGAGAGATCGTTCCCGGCCGGCGCACTTTTGGCAATTTATGGTTACTAAG TCACGGTTATCTCCTTTTGCAAACACCAAAGCAAGGAAGGAAAGAAAGGAGGATAAGGAGGCTTGTCCTGTAGCTAACACGGGCAAACAAAAGAGGTTTTCAAGATGGTTCCCATTAATTGACGCAGCATTGTCTCAAAAGAAGGTTTTGCTACCTGTAAAGAAACTGCGCAATTCTTTGCTTTCGAGCAGTGAGTTGCATAGGACCTTGtatggttttattgtatttgaagttgcATGGAGTGATGTCCGAGGTATCAACTACTTAAATGAGCTTCAG ACTGATACTTCACTTGCTATAGAGGCTAAATTCATGCAAAGGTGGGAATTTGATAGTATATCTCAAGCTGCAAGCTGTATATCCTCATGGTTCTCAGGAACACTCTCAGATCAACTGCTGCTGACAGAGTATCTGGATTCTGCGATTG GAGAGGTCTTCTATGATGCTGAAGATGTATCAAAAACAAGTTCTGTTGATGATGATGGTAATATCAGCGATGATAATCTGCCTACCGAGGATAATGCTCTCCACTGGCTTGGTAACAAGTATAGTATTAGCATGTATCCAAAAACGAGTGAAAATGAGACTGGTGAATTGCATACACCACCTCCTCCCACTGGGCCATATAAGAGAAGGAAAGTATCAAAGTCTATCGGTACTCGAGTTGAAGTGGGCATGTTTTCTGAGGAAAATGGTGACTCTGAAACCTACACAAGTAATTGTGAAAATGCAGTGGATGCTACCCAGTACAGAGATGTTCTGATTTTGTTCAGGTTCAATGACCATGACCTTCCATTTAAGCTAAGGCAAATTATAATGGCTGATTTGCGATTACTCACTTTATTAGAAGCCGGGCTTCCATCTTGGGTTATCTTTCTTCAGTCATACCCAGGCTTTTGTCATCTCTATCGCCCATGGATGTGCCCTTTGGCAAGAGCTTTGTATGTACTGATCTCGATTATCACTGTTCTTATTGGATTTTACGATCTATACAAAAATGTTCCAGTTCTCAAAGCAACTGCATCTCGTTTGTGTGGGCCTCTTTTGGATTGGATAGAGACTTGGGAGATGATATCAAGGATCAAATACCTGGGAACAATGCTATTCTTACATAACTTTCAGAAGGCAGTTCAGTGGTCTCTGACAATCAGGCGTACCACTCAATCCTTTCTTTCAGTTCTCACTCAACCACTAGCAGAGCCACTTGTGGAAATTTTTGGGTTCCTCATTCCAACATGGAATATGTTGATTGACTTGCTGGAGAGCTTATGTTCACTTATTTGGATTCTAGCAGAGTCTTGGTGCAGTCTTGTGGGCGACCTGGTAGAGATTTTACTTCTGCCTGTTTGGTTTGTCCTTTCAACTATCTGGAGTATTG CAACTTCAATTTTATATCCTACATTTTGGGTCCTCTGGGAAATACTATATGCTCCAATTCGATTGGTTCTTGCCTTAGCTAATCTCATAGCAATTTTATGTGCCTGCATATGTGATACCCTTGGAGAAATATGGCAGTTTTTTAATGGCATTTTCCGGGTTGCTTCAGCCACTAGGACAACAGTGAGCACCTATGAAGTATCCATGTGGCGCTCATTATGGAATGACCTATTCTCCCAG GTTTTTCGTGCCCTCAGGAGTATATTAAATGGTTTTGTTGCCTTCTTCACTGCCTGCAATAGGCATCGCCTTAG CATTTATAATCATATACAGGAGTTTATACGAAGATTATTTGGTCATAGCCAGAGATCACGGCATGAAGATCCAAGACGTAGAAGACCAAAACATGAGAGTCAGAAA TCGCGAGTAGCAAGGGAAGTTCACATTGGTTAA
- the LOC107417148 gene encoding uncharacterized protein LOC107417148 isoform X3 gives MVTKSRLSPFANTKARKERKEDKEACPVANTGKQKRFSRWFPLIDAALSQKKVLLPVKKLRNSLLSSSELHRTLYGFIVFEVAWSDVRGINYLNELQTDTSLAIEAKFMQRWEFDSISQAASCISSWFSGTLSDQLLLTEYLDSAIGEVFYDAEDVSKTSSVDDDGNISDDNLPTEDNALHWLGNKYSISMYPKTSENETGELHTPPPPTGPYKRRKVSKSIGTRVEVGMFSEENGDSETYTSNCENAVDATQYRDVLILFRFNDHDLPFKLRQIIMADLRLLTLLEAGLPSWVIFLQSYPGFCHLYRPWMCPLARALYVLISIITVLIGFYDLYKNVPVLKATASRLCGPLLDWIETWEMISRIKYLGTMLFLHNFQKAVQWSLTIRRTTQSFLSVLTQPLAEPLVEIFGFLIPTWNMLIDLLESLCSLIWILAESWCSLVGDLVEILLLPVWFVLSTIWSIATSILYPTFWVLWEILYAPIRLVLALANLIAILCACICDTLGEIWQFFNGIFRVASATRTTVSTYEVSMWRSLWNDLFSQVFRALRSILNGFVAFFTACNRHRLSIYNHIQEFIRRLFGHSQRSRHEDPRRRRPKHESQKVSRVAREVHIG, from the exons ATGGTTACTAAG TCACGGTTATCTCCTTTTGCAAACACCAAAGCAAGGAAGGAAAGAAAGGAGGATAAGGAGGCTTGTCCTGTAGCTAACACGGGCAAACAAAAGAGGTTTTCAAGATGGTTCCCATTAATTGACGCAGCATTGTCTCAAAAGAAGGTTTTGCTACCTGTAAAGAAACTGCGCAATTCTTTGCTTTCGAGCAGTGAGTTGCATAGGACCTTGtatggttttattgtatttgaagttgcATGGAGTGATGTCCGAGGTATCAACTACTTAAATGAGCTTCAG ACTGATACTTCACTTGCTATAGAGGCTAAATTCATGCAAAGGTGGGAATTTGATAGTATATCTCAAGCTGCAAGCTGTATATCCTCATGGTTCTCAGGAACACTCTCAGATCAACTGCTGCTGACAGAGTATCTGGATTCTGCGATTG GAGAGGTCTTCTATGATGCTGAAGATGTATCAAAAACAAGTTCTGTTGATGATGATGGTAATATCAGCGATGATAATCTGCCTACCGAGGATAATGCTCTCCACTGGCTTGGTAACAAGTATAGTATTAGCATGTATCCAAAAACGAGTGAAAATGAGACTGGTGAATTGCATACACCACCTCCTCCCACTGGGCCATATAAGAGAAGGAAAGTATCAAAGTCTATCGGTACTCGAGTTGAAGTGGGCATGTTTTCTGAGGAAAATGGTGACTCTGAAACCTACACAAGTAATTGTGAAAATGCAGTGGATGCTACCCAGTACAGAGATGTTCTGATTTTGTTCAGGTTCAATGACCATGACCTTCCATTTAAGCTAAGGCAAATTATAATGGCTGATTTGCGATTACTCACTTTATTAGAAGCCGGGCTTCCATCTTGGGTTATCTTTCTTCAGTCATACCCAGGCTTTTGTCATCTCTATCGCCCATGGATGTGCCCTTTGGCAAGAGCTTTGTATGTACTGATCTCGATTATCACTGTTCTTATTGGATTTTACGATCTATACAAAAATGTTCCAGTTCTCAAAGCAACTGCATCTCGTTTGTGTGGGCCTCTTTTGGATTGGATAGAGACTTGGGAGATGATATCAAGGATCAAATACCTGGGAACAATGCTATTCTTACATAACTTTCAGAAGGCAGTTCAGTGGTCTCTGACAATCAGGCGTACCACTCAATCCTTTCTTTCAGTTCTCACTCAACCACTAGCAGAGCCACTTGTGGAAATTTTTGGGTTCCTCATTCCAACATGGAATATGTTGATTGACTTGCTGGAGAGCTTATGTTCACTTATTTGGATTCTAGCAGAGTCTTGGTGCAGTCTTGTGGGCGACCTGGTAGAGATTTTACTTCTGCCTGTTTGGTTTGTCCTTTCAACTATCTGGAGTATTG CAACTTCAATTTTATATCCTACATTTTGGGTCCTCTGGGAAATACTATATGCTCCAATTCGATTGGTTCTTGCCTTAGCTAATCTCATAGCAATTTTATGTGCCTGCATATGTGATACCCTTGGAGAAATATGGCAGTTTTTTAATGGCATTTTCCGGGTTGCTTCAGCCACTAGGACAACAGTGAGCACCTATGAAGTATCCATGTGGCGCTCATTATGGAATGACCTATTCTCCCAG GTTTTTCGTGCCCTCAGGAGTATATTAAATGGTTTTGTTGCCTTCTTCACTGCCTGCAATAGGCATCGCCTTAG CATTTATAATCATATACAGGAGTTTATACGAAGATTATTTGGTCATAGCCAGAGATCACGGCATGAAGATCCAAGACGTAGAAGACCAAAACATGAGAGTCAGAAAGTG TCGCGAGTAGCAAGGGAAGTTCACATTGGTTAA
- the LOC107417142 gene encoding AUGMIN subunit 2 — protein sequence MSMGSDTSWVGKKPLRRIGGMSDALSIASDLGFSVAPPPTQEELQNLSTTTGEKGDDLIRVLRELTTVQRKIADLQVELQGRKDDKNVAHLTHVSEMEKKCETLARITTILKDVIQNKDRIIARLQQPYSLDCIPVEAEYQKQFSELLMKAASDYGALTASVADFQWSQTFKEPPAVWGEMLRPIPVALASCTRFFEAMSAMRESFATLQNLRVGHSDSSLPMTPANDHSQRVPGDSECVTPAPWRTEPSFDDLAIRSSRRQDIEQQEIEDESVADGTGHRRLSWPPIKKNGT from the exons ATGTCGATGGGGAGTGACACTTCTTGGGTGGGGAAGAAGCCTCTGCGCCGCATCGGAGGCATGTCGGATGCTCTGTCTATCGCTTCGGATCTTGGTTTCTCTGTCGCGCCTCCTCCTACCCAG GAAGAACTTCAAAATTTATCCACTACCACTGGTGAAAAGGGTGATGACTTaataagggttttgagagaactTACCACCGTACAGAGAAAAATAGCAGATTTGCAAGTGGAACTTCAAGGAAGAAAG GACGACAAAAACGTTGCACATTTGACGCATGTGAGTGAAATGGAAAAGAAATGTGAAACTTTGGCAAGGATTACTACTATTTTGAAAGATGTCATTCAGAATAAG GATCGCATCATAGCTCGTCTCCAACAACCATATTCACTAGATTGCATTCCAGTGGAGGCAGAGTATCAG AAACAATTCTCTGAATTACTGATGAAGGCTGCTAGTGATTATGGGGCTTTGACAGCATCAGTTGCAGATTTCCAGTGGAGTCAGACCTTTAAGGAGCCTCCAGCAGTATGGGGG GAAATGCTTCGCCCAATTCCTGTTGCTTTAGCATCATGCACCCGATTTTTTGAAGCAATGTCAGCAATGAGGGAATCATTTGCAACGCTACAAAATCTGAGAGTGGGCCATTCAGATTCAAGTTTGCCCATGACACCAGCCAATGATCACTCCCAAAGAGTACCAGGGGATTCCGAATGTGTTACTCCAGCTCCTTGGAGAACTGAACCAAGCTTTGATGACTTGGCTATCAGAAGCTCAAGGAGACAAGATATCGAGCAGCAAGAAATTGAAGACGAAAGCGTTGCAGATGGAACAGGCCACAGGAGATTGTCTTGGCCTCCAATTAAAAAGAATGGCACTTAG